The Eubalaena glacialis isolate mEubGla1 chromosome 3, mEubGla1.1.hap2.+ XY, whole genome shotgun sequence nucleotide sequence TTAGCAGCATGCATAAAAGTATACTGTGTTGTGAAGCCTCCCGTGCTCTCCATTATTCGCCTCAGTTTATCAGGCAGAATGGCTTATCTGAGGAGACAAGTGGCAATGACATCTGAGATACAGTAACATCAAGAGAACCCCCACCAATTATTTTGCCTAttaccttcttcttttccttccctctagAAGGAAGGATAGGACACTGGGGCAACAGCATTAAGTCTGAAGAGAGAAATTATACTGGTGTTGGTTAAGAGATCATGTTTCTTTACCTAGTCTTTCCTGTgtataaggaaaaaacaaacaaacatgggaCTAGGGAGAAGCAATTAATCCTTCCTACAGTGTCAAATTACTTTTGTCTTATGTCTAAAATACACAATATGCAAAGTTGACTTTTATTATTAACTATTGACCGATTTATAAATGTTATTAGAGCAGAACAGTGTCATGAATAATCCCCAAAGCAGATTTGCTTCTCCTATGCTGATTTGACGCTTGTAAGGAAATACATACTAGGGACATATTACTTGGCATGGAGAAACCACCCTGGGGCTAGAAAGCTGAACAGTACACAAGTTAATGTTTATTGTATTAGTCCTTCAAGGGCCTTGCTTCAGAGTCCTGTGGAAAGATTGAAAGGAACTCGGGGAATAAGGGGGGGTAAGATTATCCAAGAAGGAGGTAACTAGACAGTAATGATGTTGGAGGGGTGAGCAAAAGGTTGCagtaaaaaaaatgtacctttttTTCTGCAAACTGTCTTTGGTTAAGAGCTACAGAATAACTGAGTTTATTAGGGACAGAGCAAAAACAAAAGGGGGAGCAGCGTATTTGTTGGACTTAAGCGGATGGGTTTTCAACTTAATATAAAACGAACTTTTTAACAAATAGAGCTGCTCATTCAGAAAGGGTGGCCTTGTGTGACTTGGGGTTCCCCATTACTGGCTGTGTTTAAGACTAAGTGCAATTATCCTGTTATAAATGTAGTAAACAGTATTCATGTACCTTTCATTctgcaaatgtttatttaaagttTACTCTGTACAAGCTGCATGCAAGAACATGAAGAAGAATCAAACCTAGATTTGCTCTCTGCCAGTTGTCAATGCAGTGGTTCTTACACTTTAATGTGTATACACATTCccttggggatcttgttaaaatgcagaatctGATTCTGTAGGATGGGGCCTCAGACtcagcatttctaacaagctcccaggtgatgccaatgctgcgGGTCACTATAACACATGCTGAGTGACAAGGGTTTCTAGTAGGTAATGACACATGCATATAATCATAATACAAAGTAAGAATTAGTAAATACCACAGAAGTCCCATTAATTATCAGTAGAAACCTGAATCTGCTCCAACAAGACTGTCGTTGCCCTTTTCTACCTAAGTATTCCTTCTGATGCTTCTGTTGCCCTCTTTCttgaatttcatttcttctggggTTGCTCACTGCAAGTGCTGTTTCTTAGCCTAGAAtagctttctccttctccttataCTAATTTTAACAATTTGTCAAGATTtatctcctgggacttccctggtggcgcagtggttaagaatctgcctgccaatgcaggggacatgggttcgatccatggtccgggaagatcccacatgccgcggagcaactaagcccgtgcaccacaactactaagcctgcgctctagagccggagagccacaactactgaaggctgtgcgcctagagcccatgctccgcagcaagagaagccaccgcaataagcccgcgcaccacaacaaagagtagcccccactcaccgaaactagagaaagcccgtgcgcagcaacgaagacccaatgcagccaaaaataaataaatgaaaataaattaaaaaaattttttatctccTAATTATTCCCTCTTCCCTGGGGACCCAGTCAGGCTGACTGCTCCCCACAGCACTTAGTTTTAACCTCGAGCAATTACCACTACTACTTCCTTAGCTATCAGTTGCAAGTCCGTTTTCTTATTCCCTATAGGAACTCACCTCTCCGGGATGCCTGTCGAAAAGACGCTACAAAATGAAAACGTTTGGCGAACCTGAGGCCAGGTGAGGGGGCGGGGAAAAAAGCAATGCCGCTCCACCGGGTGCGGAGCACCAGAGCCCGTGAGGGGACCCCGTGTCCTTCGGTTACCGTCCCCACCAGATGGCAATCCCTGAGGCTCAAGCAACCAACGATCTCGGCGCAGTCTTGCCAGCGAAGCAATCCTAGCCCCGCACGCCGCGGATTGCGGAACCGGCGCCCCCGCCTGGCGCTGGAGGCTGCGCGCGGCTGCCCACCATCGAGGCGACGGTGGCTAGAGAGGCCGGCGGGCCCCGGGCGCTGCCGCGGCGCGGCCGCAGGGAACGCGCGCGGGGCGACCCCGCGCCTCTGGCCTTGTAGCCATTTTAGGAGGAAACCCGGGTCGCTAGCCCGGGGCGTGGCTTCAATTTCAATAACTTTATTGGTGGCCTTATCTGCAGAACAGCCATCGCACCATTGGTCCCGGGAGGAGGCAGAGCATCGCGGGAGGTGATTGGGGTGGGAGCGCCCCTGGGCAGTGAGCGCGGGGCGTGCGGGGGAGTTTCCGAAAGCGGGTTTCTTGAGCAGCAGACAACTGGGATTGGAGGTTCCGGGCGTTCCTggaggccagggagggagggctcCCCCCGCGCGCGGCTTTCCTGGGGCGGGGATTCCCTTGCCCGGGTCCCCAGACgcaggggcggggccaggggctCCCCAGACGTGACCGCCGGGGTGTCCCTAGCCCCGTGTTGTTCCCCACGGCAGGTGGCCCCCGACGCGAGCTGCACCGCCATGGGAAACACCACCAGCGACCGGGTGGCCGGGGAGCGCCACGGCGCCAAGGCTGCGCGCGCCGAGGGCGCCAGCGGCCATGCCCCGGGCAAGGAACATAAGATCATGGTGGGGAGCACCGATGACCCCAGCGTCTTCAGCCTGCCGGATTCCAAGGTGAGTGTCCCCACGCCCCCAGTTGGTGGCGATGCTGCAGTAGTCTGGGTGTCAGGGCTCCCCCTCcctattttgattttttcttatCACACTGACCTGGGTTACGGTTTTTAGAATTAAAGGCTTTTTTCGGGGACGGAGATATTGAGTGGTAATTCCTTTCGCGGTGCTGTCTCAAAATAGGATAGAGGCGGAGTTCTTGTTAGTCGACTACTCTTTTGGCCACATTTTTAGGATGAGGCCAACAAACCTCCGCCCGGTCGCCCTTGGTTCTCCTAACAGGCACGGGTGCCCTCTTCTAGAGTACTGATGAATTTGTAGGTTGTGAGCCCTGGTGAAAAACTTCAGAGGGTAGGTTACCCGAGTTGCTGACCATAGGCGGCATTTCCTCACATTTGCATTGAGGTAGgtaaatgaatttctttttcctgataacTGTTGTGTATCAGTATCATTTTTGCCCTTCTGAGAGCTCATCACTTCAGATCCTCTTCCCCTTTGGCATGGCTGCGAGCAGCAACCACTTGCTTATATGAATACTTTCTTCTAGTCTTGGGGATCAATAAAGGACATTATTTGGTTGACTGCTTAGTTTTCATCTCATACTTTACAGTTGTCTTGGCTGAGCTGCTTCTTTCACGTCCAGCTGCTTCTCAAGTGGGAGAGCAAATAATTCCAGGATTTCTCTAATTTCCGGTAGTACTTCATAATGTTACCGCGGCTGAAAATGGACAACCCACAGTTGCCCTGAAGACCTTGCTCTCAATCAAGGACTTTCAGGAAAGTGGCAACTTGTATTCACCCTACAGAAAGGATAGATGGAGCTGACAGCAATGTAATTACCATTCGAATGTTTCTAATCACTTTCAGAGCTGTaggcattaaatacattaattCCTCCTGGTAGTCTGACTAGAATGAAGTAGAAAAATGGAGGTGTTGGGGAGATTGGGGTAGGTTTGATGTTATCACTCATCCTGTCCCACCCATCTggcgttttattttatttactcttgtAAATAGAGAATAATTTGCCAGGTTGATAACACATGAAATGTGGATTCTACTGTTTATTTTCTTGGATCACAACTGAGAACATAATCACAAAGAGAAGTGAGGGTGATTTCTTGGGGTTTCTTCTtcgttcctttcttccttctcccacttCAGGACTTCTTCCTCAACATTTGGGCCCTCTCCTCAGCCATCTGAATTTACTTCTTCAGAGCTTTCTCAAGGTGATTGTATTTTTACCAATTTCCTACATTGATGACTCAGGATTTAAGTACAGTGTATTTGTCAAACTGTGACTGCAGTAATCGGCGTCCTGAATAAAAGCCAGGTTGCTCTATCTGAAATGGAACCTATTTTGGATCATTCTTTCCCTTACCTCAATCTTGACATTTGTGAAATAAGGAAATTGGTTCAAATAATTCCCAAGGTCACTTCCAGATCTAagattttatagttctcagtcTACTCTATTTCTTCCCTCAATGTTTCACTTAAACGTTTTTCAATTATAATTCTAATTGTTTTGCCTCTTTTCCTGATGATTTTGCTGACTATTTAACTTGGAGTAAACAATCTTTTTGCTAGTCAGCTGCACTCATGCCTACCACAGAAATGTCATGTCATACGTGGAAGGGCTTTCTTCCAAAGCTAGGCATATTAATAGTTTGAAGCTTTCAAATTCTAAACTGAAACTATTAAATCATACAAGTAAATAATAGAAACAGTGGCAGGCAGACCTACATTGCTTCAAATGCCAGCCTTCTTCGGTGGACTAGTTCAATAGTTTTCAGTCCTATTTGCACATTAGATTCACCTGAGATTTGTTTGAACAATGCATAgaaaatttgaaacattttccATGTTTCAAAGTCAGGAGAACAGTGTAATGAACTCCTATATAACTGTCATCCAGTTTAAACAATGATCAAGTCATGAATGAATTTATGTCACCTATACCCCAATCCACTCTTCCCCCAccaattattttgaagcaaatcccagaccaTCATATCAAATATTactttatctgtaaatattttaggatgtATCTCTAAAGATgaggtttctttctttatttttaatataatttcaatattattgtctgggaagctttttaaaaatagattcccAGGCCTTAtatctgaatcagaatctgaggCATATGTAATTGTTAGGCATATGTAAACATTTCTGTAATTCTAATGCAGCCTGACAAATAAGAGTTCATTGCTTTGAGAAAATGGAGATCAAACTTTTCTCTTAAGCCACTTCCTTATATAATGTGAAAGTTCCTTcaattctctttctctgcttgCTTTGGATTATGCTGCTACTGGTATCTCATAGTGTAGTTTTGAGGAATATTGAGAGACAGTATGGAAGGTAGTCTGCCTCAGCCATATTGAAAGTAAAGCCCAAATGAATAaactagtccttttttttttaacccacattattttatttggtaatattttggcTTGGTACCATATAGTCTTATTTACCAAAGTCATTTAAGCCAATCTGAAGTGGGGgtgagcaaactttttctataaagggccagataggtaatattttagactttgcggACCAtacggtctctgtcacaactactcacttctgccattgtagcatgaaagcaggtGTAGAAAATGAGTAAGTGAATGAGTGTGGCTATTTTCTGATAAAACCTTATTTGTAAAAGCATCTGGCTCactggccatagtttgccaattcCTGTTCTGAAGGATGGTAATGAAAAGAAACTAAGTAAGGAGTCAGTTTTTTTTCCGGAACCCTACATACTTCATTTGATATTGGaaccacttttttaaaggaaactgtgTTTTTGATCTGATGCTTCTCGAGCTCCAGAATTTTCATCCCTACTCCTGAAATAACTAGTATAAACCTGGCATAGGTGAACAAGTAAGATTTCATAACCATTTCTCAAAATTTATGAAACCAACGatctgatttttacatttttaatgtccTTTTGTAACCTATTAACTAAAGTGGAGGTTATGAATTACTTATGAATTTTAGCATCTCTAATTTCTATTACAACTGATAAATTGAGAGCTGCTCATATTTGCATGTGAAAAATACATGGTTAACTTAATTATTTTTTGTAGAACCAtactttattttcatattttttctcttaagagACACTCAGAAGCATATCATAATTGTCTGCCTATGAGTTAATCTGGTAAGAGGAagtaaggttttttgtttgtttgtttcttaaggGAAATCCTAAGGCTCTGAAAGAATGAGTGATATATGCAGACTCAGAAGTTAGGCTGTGATTTGGGTAGCCTTTGAGCATAAGCCATTTGACCATTTTGGTCCTAGATGAGTTCTTTTTCTATAGTTGTTCAAAATCTGATTTAGTTGCTAATTTCAAGGCTTATTAGTCCTTAGCAGAAACGTAGCACCCCTCTCTGCCCTAGGGAGGAGAGTGACCTTTTCAGAATTCCTGGGTCACAATTTAGGGATGACCTAATCCTTCTTACAGCTCCCTGGGGACAAAGAGTTTGTATCATGGCAGCAGGATTTGGAGGACTCCGTAAAGCCCACACAGCAGGCCCGGCCCACTGTTATCCGCTGGTCTGAAGGAGGCAAGGAGGTCTTCATCTCTGGGTCCTTCAACAATTGGAGCACCAAGATTCCACTGATTAAGAGGTGAAGACAAGTGTCTTGGTTGAGTCTACAGGGTCCAGGAGTAGAGACTTGATTTCCTTTCTCAAGAGAGAGACCTGGCTGGACTACTCCTCTCTACCTGCTAGGGACTCTCTCTAGAACATTTTCTGTGACCAGTAACTATATCTGTGACATTTTTTTCTAACCTCATAGTGAGTCAGAGATGTTTTACCACTTAGAATGTCATTTTCTTTAGGACTGTGTTAATACAAGTCCTTTCTATGCTTGTGGGAAGTCTTCCATAACTGCCTGAGTCCAGTTGCTCTGACTTCTGcactaaaacaaaacacactGTAAAGTTCTAGGTAGTAATGTTGTTTGTTGCTTGCAGAGCAACAGTGAATTATGTAACTGGTTATGGCCCTTTGTATAAAGGTAATTTTCTAGAATCTGCTCACCAAAATATGGAAGGGTACCTTGAGGCACTTCTTATCCTGAACCTACTTGCTATCTTATTTACATTCATGAGGGATCCGTTTTGCTGAAGCAAAATAGTTGTACTAAGGTGGAACATTCGGGaggattaacatctttattgttctTTTCCAGATATTAGTTAAGAGCTAAAGTTATTGGGAGGGGCTAACAAATACATGCTCAAGGTGATATAAAGAAGGCAAATgggtttataaattattttttactccAGGGGTTGCAATCACTTAAGAATGCGGGAGATCATTGGTATGATATTGTGATTGCCTCGtggtttttacatttatattctgTCTTCTAATAGAAATTTGGCCTATttaactttctgttttcttctgtagcCATAATGACTTTGTTGCCATCCTGGACCTCCCTGAGGGAGAGCACCAGTACAAGTTCTTTGTGGATGGACAGTGGGTTCATGATCCATCAGAGGTAAGGCCTTGATCTCCGAGGGTAACCACTGACTTAACAGTCTTCTTTAAACTATCATTCCCCTTGGTGTCAAACATCATTGCAGTCAGGATTGATAGGCTCCTATACTGTTGGATTTCTTTCTTGATAAAAGATGGTGGTGCCAAGTATGATCCCTTTTAAAAAGAGGAGAGTTGAATAGAACAGATGTATTTGAAATGGggattcatgaattttttttccattcattgtTTCAGCCTGTGGTTACCAGTCAGCTTGGCACAATTAACAATTTGATCCATGTCAAGAAATCTGATTTTGAGGTGTTTGATGCTTTAAAGCTAGATTCAATGGAAAGCTCAGAGACATCTTGTCGAGGTAATTTTGTAGTATTTGCTCTTTCTTGATCTGTTTTTCTTATAATGTGTGTTTCTTCCCAAGAGtcgtttttgtttgtgttttttcattttctccttaggAATCCTATgaattgtatgtatatgtttctCCTATAAACATTAGGTCCCCgtcttcaagaaaaaaatctgtctaGTGTATTTGATTTCAAACTTTTTGACCAGTAGGTTTACACTGTAACccaatacacactcacacacacacacacacacacaacagtaaCACAAGTCTTACAGTATAATGTTTGCCTTTATTACATGTAAAGcactctattttctattttatccttctttttaTAAACCACTAATGGGCTATGGTCTATAGTTTAAAAAGCTATTTCTAGTAATATTTCAAGTTTTTCATTGACCTT carries:
- the PRKAB2 gene encoding 5'-AMP-activated protein kinase subunit beta-2, with amino-acid sequence MGNTTSDRVAGERHGAKAARAEGASGHAPGKEHKIMVGSTDDPSVFSLPDSKLPGDKEFVSWQQDLEDSVKPTQQARPTVIRWSEGGKEVFISGSFNNWSTKIPLIKSHNDFVAILDLPEGEHQYKFFVDGQWVHDPSEPVVTSQLGTINNLIHVKKSDFEVFDALKLDSMESSETSCRELSSSPPGPYGQEMYVFRSEERFKSPPILPPHLLQVILNKDTNISCDPALLPEPNHVMLNHLYALSIKDSVMVLSATHRYKKKYVTTLLYKPI